From a region of the Mycobacterium intracellulare ATCC 13950 genome:
- a CDS encoding lipocalin-like domain-containing protein, whose product MKSDWRSYPFQLVPGDGQLEFPAAEGEHPDQESDTWFIAGQLDAAETDRSFAFLTIFNKNRPGGTIVADFYTMALFDLDTGDYGTYTDYDMPPANLEPGAPRKLELATGYLDISYAGGAGTASWTTCRNGDGGLLPYTYRVSLVGEDHSGRRMRLDLAVTPTRAPTPVGASTYNGKIVCFGQDDTYSYFQTGMAMTGTLCWGEEIHQVSGNSGHVDRQWFPKYAGGGGTAGDPRARSHEWRTINFDNGVDLSMWRQFDRTNGNVLQPFTGVTTSYPDPATSPQCAEDIEVTISSYVRWPETVRPLVRPLAPARYMPDRHRITCPTLGLDIVGEPVVPAPAHGLPIEYMEGPYRYRGMLGGQPVTAFAFNERSLALYRDWELVEVLTTTVANIEPSDPDLQTTADRLVPLVAAGRRGEAVELLTAVRPSQTGALATLLDDLVAVLSADESAS is encoded by the coding sequence ATGAAGAGCGACTGGCGCAGTTACCCATTCCAGTTGGTGCCCGGCGACGGCCAGCTCGAGTTTCCCGCCGCCGAAGGCGAACACCCCGACCAGGAGTCGGACACCTGGTTCATCGCTGGCCAGCTGGACGCCGCCGAGACAGACCGGTCCTTTGCCTTCCTGACGATTTTCAACAAGAACCGGCCCGGCGGGACGATCGTCGCCGATTTCTACACGATGGCGCTCTTCGACCTCGACACCGGCGATTACGGCACGTACACGGATTACGACATGCCGCCGGCCAACCTCGAACCGGGGGCGCCCCGCAAGCTGGAGCTGGCCACGGGTTATCTCGACATCAGCTACGCCGGCGGTGCGGGCACCGCGTCCTGGACCACGTGCCGCAACGGCGACGGGGGTCTACTGCCCTACACCTACCGCGTCAGCCTGGTGGGGGAGGACCATTCCGGCCGGCGGATGCGGCTGGACCTGGCCGTAACCCCCACGCGCGCACCGACTCCGGTGGGCGCCTCGACCTACAACGGCAAGATCGTCTGCTTCGGCCAAGACGACACCTACTCCTACTTCCAGACCGGTATGGCGATGACCGGCACCCTGTGCTGGGGCGAGGAGATCCACCAGGTCTCCGGCAACAGTGGCCATGTCGATCGGCAATGGTTTCCAAAATACGCCGGCGGCGGGGGAACGGCGGGGGATCCGCGGGCCCGGTCGCACGAATGGCGCACCATCAACTTCGACAACGGCGTCGACTTGAGCATGTGGCGGCAGTTCGACCGGACGAACGGCAATGTCCTGCAGCCCTTCACCGGCGTCACCACGAGCTACCCCGATCCCGCCACGTCGCCGCAATGCGCCGAAGACATCGAGGTCACGATCAGCAGCTACGTCCGGTGGCCGGAGACGGTGCGGCCCCTGGTGCGCCCGCTTGCCCCGGCGCGGTACATGCCCGACCGTCACCGGATCACCTGTCCCACACTGGGACTCGACATCGTCGGTGAGCCGGTGGTGCCGGCGCCCGCGCATGGCCTGCCGATCGAATACATGGAGGGGCCCTACCGTTACCGCGGGATGCTGGGCGGGCAGCCGGTGACCGCGTTCGCCTTCAACGAACGATCGCTCGCCTTGTATCGGGATTGGGAGCTGGTCGAGGTGCTCACCACCACCGTCGCGAACATCGAACCGTCCGACCCCGACCTGCAGACAACAGCGGATCGTCTGGTGCCGTTGGTGGCCGCCGGGCGTCGGGGCGAGGCGGTCGAACTGCTGACCGCGGTGCGCCCCTCTCAAACCGGTGCGCTGGCAACGCTTCTGGACGATCTGGTCGCGGTGCTGTCGGCCGATGAGTCAGCGAGCTGA
- a CDS encoding aromatic ring-hydroxylating oxygenase subunit alpha: MERDQLIDLTRRALKLARDKTTDLAPSEHRVEARDYTSPERHDLDRAMLLASPQLVGYVSELPAPGAYCTKTVMGRSILLTRTADGSVKAFDNVCLHRQSQVVTGCGTAKRFTCPYHAWTYDNTGRLVGLPGREGFPDMTLRSDGLAELPATEFAGFLWVSLDPGTALDVAAHLGPLADELDSWGIGRWSPLGEKVLDTPINWKLAIDTFAENYHFATVHQQTFATIARSNCTVFDSFGPHHRLIFPLNTILELDELPEEQWNPFHNMVVIYALFPNIVLSVTIANGELFRVYPGDQPGRSITVHQNATPQDLSDESVAAGAQAVFEYAHATVRDEDYRLVQGLQANLESGARDHLVFGRNEPGLQHRHITWAQALASSAR, encoded by the coding sequence ATGGAACGCGACCAGCTCATCGACCTGACCCGCCGCGCCTTGAAGTTGGCGCGCGACAAGACAACAGACCTCGCGCCGAGCGAGCACCGGGTCGAGGCGCGGGACTACACCAGTCCCGAACGCCACGACCTCGACCGGGCCATGCTGCTGGCCAGCCCGCAGTTGGTCGGCTACGTGTCCGAACTTCCCGCCCCGGGGGCGTATTGCACCAAGACGGTGATGGGTCGCTCCATCCTGTTGACCCGGACTGCCGATGGATCGGTGAAGGCGTTCGACAACGTGTGCCTGCATCGGCAGTCGCAGGTGGTCACGGGATGCGGCACCGCCAAACGGTTCACCTGTCCCTACCACGCGTGGACGTACGACAACACCGGGCGGTTGGTGGGCCTGCCGGGGCGTGAGGGTTTCCCGGACATGACGCTGCGCTCCGACGGCCTGGCCGAACTCCCGGCCACCGAGTTCGCCGGATTCCTCTGGGTCTCACTGGATCCCGGTACGGCGCTGGACGTGGCCGCGCACCTGGGACCGCTGGCCGACGAACTCGATTCCTGGGGCATCGGGCGCTGGTCGCCGTTGGGCGAGAAGGTGCTCGACACCCCGATCAACTGGAAGCTGGCGATCGACACCTTCGCCGAGAACTACCACTTCGCCACCGTCCACCAGCAGACGTTCGCCACCATCGCGCGCAGCAACTGCACGGTGTTCGACTCCTTCGGCCCGCACCACCGGCTGATCTTTCCGCTCAACACCATTCTGGAGCTCGACGAGCTGCCCGAGGAACAGTGGAATCCGTTCCACAACATGGTCGTGATCTACGCGCTGTTCCCCAACATCGTGCTGTCGGTGACGATCGCCAACGGCGAACTGTTCCGCGTCTACCCCGGTGATCAGCCGGGCCGCTCGATCACCGTGCACCAGAACGCCACACCGCAGGACCTGTCCGACGAATCGGTGGCCGCCGGCGCTCAGGCCGTCTTCGAATACGCGCACGCCACCGTGCGCGACGAGGACTACCGGTTGGTGCAGGGGCTCCAGGCCAACCTCGAGTCGGGCGCCCGCGACCACCTGGTGTTCGGCCGCAACGAGCCGGGGCTGCAGCACCGACACATCACGTGGGCGCAGGCGCTGGCGAGTTCAGCTCGCTGA
- a CDS encoding helix-turn-helix domain-containing protein, whose amino-acid sequence MPGSTAGLAVREWRTRRRLSQMELAHQLGVSPRHLSFVETGRANPSRALLLRIGESLDLPLAARNRLLLDGGYAPMFGEHTLDAERMRPVKAAVDSVLAGHAPYPAIVTDACWNLIAGNAGCVVLAEGVDAELLRPPINVMRLCLHPRGLAQRLLNRAEVHAAILGRVRRHAQATAAPDIRRLYEELSSYPVPKGGDRGERTGELYVPFQMLTLDGTELRFVSIIATFGSPLDISVESLIIESFFPADPATGDYLRGLDGDRRLRAIAQPHPQLLPYIG is encoded by the coding sequence ATGCCTGGGAGTACAGCGGGTCTGGCGGTGCGCGAGTGGCGCACCCGTCGGCGATTGAGCCAGATGGAACTCGCGCATCAGCTAGGTGTGTCGCCCCGCCACCTCAGTTTTGTCGAGACCGGCCGGGCCAATCCCAGCCGCGCGTTGTTGCTGCGCATCGGCGAGTCCCTGGACCTGCCGCTGGCCGCGCGCAACCGACTGCTGCTCGACGGCGGCTACGCACCGATGTTCGGCGAGCACACCCTGGACGCCGAACGCATGAGGCCGGTGAAGGCGGCCGTCGACTCGGTACTGGCCGGCCACGCCCCGTACCCGGCCATCGTCACCGATGCCTGCTGGAACCTGATAGCGGGCAATGCGGGGTGCGTCGTGCTCGCCGAAGGGGTCGACGCCGAACTGCTGCGCCCACCGATCAACGTCATGAGGTTGTGCCTGCACCCGCGGGGATTGGCGCAGCGGTTGCTCAACCGCGCCGAGGTGCACGCCGCCATCCTGGGCCGGGTTCGCCGGCACGCGCAGGCCACCGCGGCCCCGGACATCCGCCGTCTTTACGAGGAGCTCTCGAGTTATCCGGTGCCCAAGGGCGGCGACCGCGGCGAGCGGACCGGCGAGCTCTACGTGCCGTTTCAGATGCTCACGCTGGACGGCACCGAGCTCCGATTCGTCAGCATCATCGCCACCTTCGGCAGTCCGCTCGACATCTCCGTGGAAAGCCTGATCATCGAGTCGTTCTTTCCCGCGGACCCGGCGACCGGCGACTACCTGCGCGGTCTCGACGGTGATCGGAGGCTGCGCGCGATCGCTCAGCCGCACCCGCAGTTGCTTCCCTACATCGGCTAG
- a CDS encoding DUF1906 domain-containing protein: MSSVSRRDLFKYAAAAPALLGLGAAGASLDAAPASASLGTLLDYAAGVIPASEIRAAGAVGSIRYVSDRRPGGKWMLGKPIQVAEARDLHSNGLKIVSCYQYGKGNTADWLGGANAGLQHAQRGMQLHAAAGGPATAPIYASIDDDPSYEQYKSQIAPYLRSWESVIGHQRTGVYANSKTIDWALHDGLGSYFWQHNWGSPKGYAHPAAHLHQVEIDKRSVGGVGVDINEILKPQFGQWA; this comes from the coding sequence GTGTCATCGGTTTCGCGGCGCGACCTGTTCAAATACGCGGCCGCGGCGCCCGCCCTGCTGGGTCTGGGCGCCGCGGGTGCGTCGTTGGATGCCGCGCCGGCCTCGGCGTCGCTGGGCACCCTGCTGGACTACGCGGCCGGGGTCATTCCGGCCAGCGAGATCCGCGCCGCGGGCGCCGTGGGATCGATCCGGTACGTCTCGGACCGACGGCCCGGCGGGAAGTGGATGCTCGGCAAGCCGATCCAGGTCGCCGAAGCGCGCGACCTCCACAGCAACGGACTCAAGATCGTCTCCTGCTACCAGTACGGCAAGGGCAACACCGCGGACTGGCTGGGCGGCGCCAACGCCGGCCTGCAGCACGCGCAACGCGGAATGCAGCTCCACGCCGCGGCCGGCGGCCCCGCCACGGCGCCCATCTATGCCTCGATCGACGACGACCCCTCCTACGAGCAGTACAAGAGCCAGATCGCGCCGTACCTGCGGTCGTGGGAGTCGGTCATCGGCCATCAGCGCACAGGCGTGTACGCCAATTCGAAGACCATCGACTGGGCACTGCACGACGGTTTGGGCTCTTACTTCTGGCAGCACAACTGGGGCTCGCCCAAGGGGTATGCCCATCCCGCCGCCCACTTGCACCAGGTTGAGATCGACAAACGCAGCGTCGGCGGGGTGGGCGTGGACATCAACGAGATCCTCAAGCCCCAATTCGGGCAGTGGGCCTAG